In the Euphorbia lathyris chromosome 5, ddEupLath1.1, whole genome shotgun sequence genome, one interval contains:
- the LOC136231052 gene encoding thioredoxin-like protein AAED1, chloroplastic, translating to MAISMVQSSKPLQSISTFSFPSTLSSNFPSRFPSLPSSKSPNAPFLFTTSTFTKSPVVMQSSTSDYATDVGEILGDVTIYTAAGQPLMIKDLWDQNEGIAVVALLRHFGCICCWDFATELKAYKSKFDSAGVKLIAIGVGEPDKARILAERLPFPLDCLYCDPSRKAYDVLGLYFGLGRTFFNSASAKVFSRFDALRNVSKSYTIKATPDDRKGVLQQGGMFVFKGKQLLYARKDEATGDHAPLDDVLDICCKVPVASN from the exons ATGGCCATTTCCATGGTGCAATCTTCTAAGCCCCTCCAATCTATTTCTACTTTCTCTTTTCCCTCTACCCTATCTTCCAATTTCCCTTCCCGATTTCCCTCTCTTCCTTCATCAAAATCACCAAACGCCCCATTTCTTTTCACCACTTCTACTTTCACTAAATCGCCTGTCGTGATGCAATCCTCCACTTCCGATTACGCTACTGATGTCGGGGAAATTCTCGGCGATGTTACCATTTACACTGCCGCTGGGCAACCCCTAATGATTAAGGATCTATGGGACCAAAATGag GGAATTGCTGTTGTTGCGCTACTGAGGCACTTTGGTTGCATTTGCTG TTGGGATTTTGCTACGGAGCTGAAAGCATACAAATCAAAATTTGATTCGGCTGGTGTCAAACTAATTGCAATTGGTGTTGGTGAGCCTGATAAAGCTCGTATCCTAGCTGAGCGG CTACCATTTCCATTGGATTGCCTATATTGCGATCCTAGTCGCAAG GCCTATGATGTCTTGGGCTTATACTTTGGCTTGGGACGGACATTCTTCAATTCAGCCAGT GCTAAGGTGTTCTCAAGATTTGATGCACTGCGGAATGTTTCAAAAAGTTACACGATCAAAGCCACGCCAGATGATAGAAAGGGTGTACTGCAACAG GGAGGGATGTTTGTTTTCAAAGGGAAGCAGCTATTGTACGCCAGGAAAGATGAAGCGACAGGTGACCATGCCCCCTTAGACGATGTTCTCGACATCTGCTGCAAGGTACCAGTTGCATCAAACTAA